In a genomic window of Candidatus Margulisiibacteriota bacterium:
- the purE gene encoding 5-(carboxyamino)imidazole ribonucleotide mutase → MIGIIMGSKSDLEIMKEATEILDKLGAAYEMEIASAHRNPEKVSAFARSASQKYKCIIAGAGKAAHLPGVIAGQTTLPVIGVPIKTSDLGGLDSLLSIVQMPKGVPVATVAINGAQNAGILAAQICALTDARLAQAVAAYKESLKA, encoded by the coding sequence ATGATCGGCATTATCATGGGCAGTAAATCGGATCTGGAAATAATGAAAGAAGCCACGGAAATTTTGGATAAGCTCGGCGCCGCGTATGAAATGGAGATCGCCAGCGCGCACCGCAATCCCGAAAAGGTCAGCGCGTTTGCGCGGAGCGCGTCCCAAAAATATAAATGTATCATCGCGGGCGCGGGCAAAGCCGCGCATTTGCCGGGTGTTATCGCCGGCCAGACCACGCTGCCGGTCATTGGCGTGCCGATCAAAACTTCCGATCTGGGCGGTTTGGATTCACTGCTCTCTATTGTGCAAATGCCCAAAGGCGTGCCGGTCGCCACGGTTGCGATCAACGGCGCGCAGAACGCCGGCATTCTGGCCGCGCAGATCTGCGCTTTGACCGACGCCAGGCTTGCTCAAGCCGTCGCGGCCTACAAAGAATCCCTCAAAGCCTGA
- a CDS encoding CCA tRNA nucleotidyltransferase: MFLKAKKLGEYLPQNVKDLAAVLAEKDFACFVVGGALRDILRGDSAKDIDLATDALPEQIEEIFPDSLPTGKAYGTITARFNGGHYQITTFRKETGYSDSRHPDAIVYTKDIREDVARRDFTINALAYSPAANELIDEFNGLEDLRNKILRTVGDPARRFTEDGLRVLRALRFLATLSVQADPEKNTAAENFTLEENTAREVAARLPDFLDLAAKERIFEELNKMLLSDAPDNGAALLGWPALNELDKQVRWAAVVREHPEVRTVILEKKLNRWIDKLLRYDLDVDKASLEIADLKVDGIDIMGLGPRGAEVGRVLETLLEVVVEKRSLNKKLLLLELARDIMAGAAAQDILRREQEKKALAKSPLAL; this comes from the coding sequence GTGTTTCTAAAAGCGAAAAAATTGGGAGAATATCTCCCGCAAAACGTGAAAGACCTGGCCGCGGTTTTGGCGGAAAAAGATTTCGCCTGTTTTGTGGTCGGCGGCGCGCTGCGCGATATTCTGCGCGGTGATTCCGCTAAAGATATTGATCTGGCGACGGATGCTCTGCCGGAACAGATCGAGGAAATTTTCCCGGATTCGCTGCCGACCGGCAAGGCTTACGGCACGATCACGGCGCGTTTCAACGGCGGGCATTATCAGATCACGACTTTTCGTAAAGAGACTGGTTATTCCGATAGCCGCCATCCTGACGCGATCGTCTATACCAAAGATATCCGTGAGGATGTGGCGCGGCGCGATTTTACGATCAACGCGCTGGCTTATAGTCCGGCCGCCAATGAGTTGATCGATGAGTTCAACGGACTGGAAGATCTACGGAACAAAATTTTGCGCACGGTCGGCGATCCGGCGCGGCGTTTTACGGAAGACGGCCTGCGTGTCCTGCGGGCTTTGCGTTTTCTCGCCACACTGTCGGTTCAAGCTGATCCGGAAAAAAATACCGCCGCGGAAAATTTCACGCTGGAAGAAAATACCGCCCGCGAAGTGGCCGCGCGTCTGCCGGATTTTTTGGATCTGGCGGCCAAAGAAAGGATCTTTGAGGAATTAAATAAAATGCTCCTGAGCGACGCGCCGGATAACGGCGCGGCTTTGCTGGGCTGGCCGGCGTTGAATGAACTGGACAAGCAGGTGCGCTGGGCGGCGGTCGTGCGCGAGCATCCCGAGGTGCGCACGGTGATTTTGGAGAAAAAACTCAACCGCTGGATCGACAAACTTTTGCGCTACGACCTCGATGTGGACAAAGCCTCGCTGGAGATCGCCGATCTCAAAGTCGACGGCATTGACATCATGGGGCTGGGGCCGCGCGGCGCGGAAGTCGGCCGCGTGCTGGAAACTTTGCTGGAAGTCGTGGTGGAAAAACGCAGTCTGAATAAGAAGCTGCTTTTACTGGAGCTGGCTCGAGACATTATGGCCGGCGCAGCAGCGCAGGATATTTTGCGGCGTGAACAGGAGAAAAAAGCGCTGGCCAAAAGCCCGTTAGCTTTGTGA